Proteins co-encoded in one Campylobacter ornithocola genomic window:
- a CDS encoding S41 family peptidase codes for MKTKRNLIIAASICSLVTASFIFTNLQAKNPAPSEAEKKIEALSKLTRTMSIIEQYYVDDVNYTDLVDKSIAGLLTNLDAHSSFLDEKGYKELKEQTNGEFGGLGFTITQKDGAISVVAPIEGSPADKAGIKTDDIILRINNESTLGMTLNEAVSKMRGEPKTKVTLTIYRKGNTKPFDVNLKRDIIKVDSVYTKLIENENLLYLRVTNFDKNVVDEASKAIKKHSNVKGIILDLRTNPGGILNQAVGLVNLFVDKGVIVSQKGKIESENVEFKANPSKKITNAPLVVLVNGGSASASEIVSGALQDFKRAIIIGEKTFGKGSVQLILPMDEKGKEGLRLTIAKYYLPSGRTIQAVGVSPDIEVFPGKVSKEENHGFEIKESDLKKHLQAELDKIGHQENKKDNKEDKNIITKEQIDNDIQLKTAIDAIKILNITKGE; via the coding sequence TTGAAGACAAAAAGAAATCTTATTATCGCAGCTAGCATTTGTAGCTTAGTAACTGCTTCTTTTATTTTTACTAATTTACAAGCTAAAAATCCAGCCCCTAGTGAAGCAGAAAAAAAAATAGAAGCTCTATCTAAACTCACAAGAACCATGTCTATCATAGAACAATACTATGTTGATGATGTTAATTATACAGATTTAGTTGATAAGTCCATAGCAGGTTTACTAACAAATTTAGATGCTCATTCTTCTTTTTTAGATGAGAAGGGTTATAAAGAACTTAAAGAACAAACTAATGGAGAATTTGGTGGACTTGGCTTTACTATTACGCAAAAAGATGGAGCAATTAGTGTAGTAGCTCCAATAGAAGGAAGTCCAGCAGATAAAGCAGGTATTAAAACTGATGATATTATTTTAAGAATTAATAATGAATCAACCTTAGGTATGACTTTAAATGAAGCTGTTTCTAAAATGCGTGGAGAACCAAAGACAAAAGTCACTTTAACTATTTATAGAAAAGGTAATACTAAGCCATTTGATGTAAATTTAAAAAGAGATATTATAAAAGTAGATAGTGTTTATACAAAATTAATCGAAAATGAAAATTTACTTTATTTAAGAGTAACAAATTTTGATAAAAATGTTGTAGATGAGGCTAGCAAAGCAATTAAAAAACATTCTAATGTAAAAGGAATTATACTAGACCTTAGAACTAATCCTGGTGGTATTTTAAATCAAGCTGTTGGATTAGTAAATCTTTTTGTAGATAAAGGCGTAATCGTTTCGCAAAAAGGAAAAATAGAAAGTGAAAATGTGGAATTTAAAGCAAATCCTAGCAAAAAAATTACTAATGCACCTTTAGTAGTACTTGTAAATGGTGGTAGTGCTAGTGCAAGTGAGATTGTAAGTGGAGCTTTACAAGATTTCAAACGTGCTATTATCATAGGAGAAAAAACCTTTGGAAAGGGCAGTGTACAACTTATACTACCTATGGATGAAAAAGGCAAAGAAGGCTTAAGACTTACTATAGCAAAATATTATTTACCAAGTGGTAGAACCATACAAGCTGTTGGTGTTAGTCCTGATATAGAAGTATTCCCAGGAAAAGTAAGTAAAGAAGAAAATCATGGTTTTGAAATCAAAGAAAGCGATTTAAAAAAACACTTACAAGCTGAACTAGATAAAATAGGACATCAAGAAAATAAAAAAGATAATAAAGAAGATAAAAATATTATTACTAAAGAACAAATTGATAATGATATACAGCTAAAAACTGCGATAGATGCAATCAAAATTTTAAACATTACAAAAGGAGAGTAA
- a CDS encoding ATP-dependent Clp protease ATP-binding subunit: MANIQDFLTDSMLVNIESAISLAIHSKNNEIKPLHLLWALSVDSSSLLNQVFNKLNVSKEAFELEVKSKISSFPTSSNVNKDNIKFSNEFINSLEKARGLALENKDNYLAVDVWLISESANDPIKGILSKFVDLNEFKKELEFIRAGAKIETKTSDETLDSLSKFGIDLTMKAKNNELDPVIGREEEIQRLMQILIRKTKNNPILLGEPGVGKTAVVEALAQRIVKKDVPTSLQNKKVIALDMSALIAGAKYRGEFEDRLKAVVNEVIKHKNIILFIDEIHTIVGAGANEGSMDAANILKPALARGELHTIGATTLKEYRKYFEKDAALQRRFQPVNVAEPSVNEALAMLRGIKEKLEIHHNVTINDSALVAAAKLSKRYIANRFLPDKAIDLIDEAAAELKMQIESEPNSLRKVRKQIESLEVENEALKMEENETNEKRLEEIKKELANLKEEQIKLNAKFENEKAVFNGISAKKKEIDTLKNEAILAKNKGDFQKAAEIEYGKILECEKEVSNLEEKWKQMTLEGVLLKNQVDEDLVAGILSKWTGISVQKMLTSEKQKYLHIQEHLQESVIGQDEALSALAKAIKRNKAGLNQAGKPIGSFLFLGPTGVGKTESAKALAKFLFDDEKAMVRFDMSEFMEKHSVSRLLGAPPGYIGHEEGGELTEAVRRKPYSVILFDEVEKAHKDVFNILLGILDDGRATDSKGVTVDFTNTIIILTSNIGANFIMELSGEEREKAIKEALRSFFKPEFLNRLDDIITFNPLGESEAEKIVKLLFNTLQKSLENRGIKAMLSDSAAGLIAKVGFDVDFGARPLKRALYDMVEDKLSDMILSDELNENDEIVIDSKNDEIVIIKQ, encoded by the coding sequence ATGGCAAATATTCAAGATTTTTTAACAGATTCTATGCTTGTGAATATAGAAAGTGCAATTTCTTTAGCTATTCATTCTAAGAATAATGAAATAAAGCCTCTGCATTTATTATGGGCTTTAAGTGTTGATAGTTCAAGTTTGCTAAATCAAGTTTTTAATAAATTAAATGTTTCTAAAGAGGCATTTGAGCTAGAAGTTAAAAGTAAAATTTCATCTTTTCCTACTAGCTCAAATGTAAATAAAGACAATATCAAATTTTCAAATGAATTTATAAATTCTTTAGAAAAGGCAAGAGGTTTAGCTTTAGAAAATAAGGATAATTATTTAGCTGTAGATGTGTGGCTTATTTCAGAAAGTGCTAATGATCCCATAAAAGGTATTTTATCTAAATTTGTAGACTTAAACGAGTTTAAAAAAGAATTAGAATTCATTAGAGCTGGAGCTAAAATTGAAACCAAAACAAGCGATGAAACGCTTGATTCTTTGTCTAAATTTGGTATTGATTTGACTATGAAAGCTAAAAACAATGAACTTGATCCTGTCATAGGCAGGGAAGAAGAAATTCAAAGATTAATGCAAATTTTAATCAGAAAAACTAAAAATAATCCTATTTTATTAGGCGAGCCAGGGGTAGGAAAAACTGCTGTAGTAGAAGCCTTAGCACAAAGGATAGTAAAAAAAGATGTTCCCACTTCTTTACAAAATAAAAAAGTTATAGCTTTAGATATGAGTGCTTTAATAGCTGGAGCTAAATATAGAGGTGAATTTGAAGATAGATTGAAAGCTGTTGTTAATGAAGTAATAAAACATAAAAATATAATTTTATTTATCGATGAAATTCATACTATAGTAGGAGCAGGTGCAAACGAAGGAAGTATGGATGCGGCAAATATCTTAAAACCTGCTTTAGCTAGGGGTGAGCTTCATACAATAGGTGCTACAACTTTAAAAGAATATAGAAAATACTTTGAAAAAGATGCAGCTTTACAAAGAAGATTTCAACCTGTAAATGTAGCTGAACCTAGTGTAAATGAAGCTTTAGCAATGCTTAGAGGTATAAAAGAAAAATTAGAAATTCATCATAATGTAACTATTAACGATAGTGCATTGGTGGCAGCTGCAAAGCTATCTAAGCGTTATATAGCTAATAGATTTTTACCTGATAAAGCAATTGATTTAATTGATGAGGCTGCAGCAGAATTAAAAATGCAAATAGAAAGTGAGCCAAATTCTTTAAGAAAGGTTAGAAAACAAATTGAAAGCTTAGAAGTAGAAAATGAAGCTTTAAAAATGGAAGAAAATGAAACTAATGAAAAAAGATTAGAAGAGATTAAAAAAGAATTAGCAAATTTAAAAGAAGAGCAAATCAAACTTAATGCTAAATTTGAAAATGAAAAAGCAGTATTTAATGGCATAAGTGCAAAGAAAAAAGAAATCGATACTTTAAAAAATGAAGCCATTTTGGCTAAAAATAAAGGAGATTTTCAAAAAGCTGCTGAAATAGAATATGGTAAAATTTTAGAGTGTGAAAAAGAAGTTTCAAATTTAGAAGAAAAATGGAAACAAATGACACTAGAAGGAGTTTTGCTTAAAAACCAAGTAGATGAGGATTTGGTGGCTGGAATTTTAAGTAAATGGACGGGAATTAGTGTGCAAAAAATGCTCACTTCTGAAAAACAAAAATATTTACACATTCAAGAGCATTTACAAGAAAGTGTTATAGGACAAGATGAGGCTTTGAGTGCTTTAGCTAAAGCTATTAAGCGTAATAAAGCAGGGCTTAATCAAGCAGGTAAGCCTATAGGAAGCTTTTTGTTTTTAGGGCCAACTGGAGTAGGTAAAACAGAAAGTGCTAAAGCTTTGGCTAAATTTTTATTTGATGATGAAAAAGCTATGGTGCGTTTTGATATGAGCGAATTTATGGAAAAACACAGCGTGTCAAGGCTTTTAGGAGCACCTCCAGGATATATAGGACATGAAGAGGGTGGAGAGTTAACTGAAGCTGTTAGAAGAAAGCCTTATAGTGTGATTTTGTTTGATGAAGTAGAAAAAGCACATAAAGATGTATTTAATATACTTTTGGGAATTTTAGATGATGGTAGAGCTACAGATAGTAAAGGTGTAACGGTTGATTTTACTAACACTATTATTATTTTAACTTCTAACATTGGTGCAAACTTTATTATGGAATTAAGTGGTGAAGAAAGAGAAAAAGCTATTAAAGAAGCTCTTAGAAGCTTTTTTAAACCTGAATTTTTGAATCGTTTAGATGATATCATAACTTTTAATCCTTTAGGGGAGAGTGAAGCTGAAAAAATAGTTAAATTGCTTTTTAACACTTTGCAAAAAAGCCTTGAAAATAGAGGTATTAAAGCTATGTTAAGTGATAGTGCCGCTGGTTTAATTGCAAAAGTTGGTTTTGATGTAGATTTTGGTGCAAGACCATTAAAAAGGGCCTTGTATGACATGGTAGAAGATAAATTAAGCGATATGATATTATCAGATGAATTAAATGAAAATGATGAGATTGTTATAGATTCTAAAAATGATGAAATTGTCATTATTAAACAATAA
- a CDS encoding hydrogenase small subunit — MSDLDIFNRRLDALEKLPLLKNEISISKALEQSGFSRRDFMKWASAMTAFLALPASFTPVVARAAELSDRLPVIWLHMAECTGCSESLLRTDAPTIDSLIFDHISLEYHETIMNAAGWQAEHNLEAAMEKYKGRYILMVEGGIPTGNTEHFLTIGPHGKTGKQIAQQACDNALAIFAIGTCSAFGGIQAARPNPSNSVGLSKVTNKTVINVPGCPPSEKNIIGNVIHYILYQTLPALDAYNRPKWAYALRIHDLCERRGRFDAGEFVQQFGDEGAKKGYCLYKVGCKGPYTFNNCSKERFNQHTSWPVQAGHGCIGCSEPDFWDTMGPFEEVMAGRLFDTVYGLGADNISDKIGIGVLCVTGVAVAAHAVIASLEKNKD; from the coding sequence ATGAGTGATTTAGATATTTTTAATCGCCGTTTAGACGCATTAGAAAAACTTCCTCTTTTGAAAAACGAGATTTCTATTTCTAAAGCCTTAGAGCAATCAGGTTTTTCAAGAAGAGATTTTATGAAATGGGCTAGTGCAATGACTGCATTTTTAGCATTGCCTGCTAGCTTTACTCCAGTAGTTGCAAGAGCTGCTGAATTGAGTGATAGGCTTCCGGTGATTTGGCTTCATATGGCTGAATGTACAGGATGTTCTGAGAGTTTATTAAGAACCGATGCTCCTACTATTGATAGTTTGATTTTTGATCATATTTCTTTGGAGTATCACGAAACTATAATGAATGCTGCGGGTTGGCAAGCTGAGCATAATCTTGAAGCTGCTATGGAAAAATACAAAGGTAGATATATTTTAATGGTAGAAGGTGGTATACCAACAGGTAATACAGAACACTTTTTAACCATAGGACCACATGGAAAAACAGGTAAGCAAATAGCACAGCAAGCTTGTGATAATGCTTTGGCTATTTTTGCTATAGGAACCTGTTCAGCTTTTGGTGGTATACAAGCTGCAAGACCTAATCCAAGTAATTCAGTAGGTTTAAGTAAAGTTACTAATAAAACAGTTATTAATGTACCAGGTTGTCCTCCGAGTGAAAAAAATATTATAGGTAATGTGATTCACTATATACTTTATCAAACACTACCAGCACTTGATGCTTATAATAGACCAAAATGGGCTTATGCGTTAAGAATTCATGATCTTTGCGAAAGAAGAGGACGTTTTGATGCAGGTGAGTTTGTACAACAATTTGGTGATGAGGGAGCAAAAAAAGGATATTGTCTTTATAAGGTAGGTTGTAAAGGACCTTATACTTTCAATAACTGCTCAAAAGAAAGATTTAATCAACATACTTCATGGCCAGTACAAGCTGGACATGGTTGTATAGGTTGTTCTGAGCCTGATTTTTGGGATACTATGGGACCTTTTGAAGAAGTTATGGCAGGGAGATTGTTTGATACGGTTTATGGTTTAGGTGCAGATAACATTTCGGATAAAATTGGTATAGGTGTGCTTTGTGTAACAGGTGTTGCTGTTGCTGCGCATGCTGTGATTGCTTCATTAGAAAAGAATAAGGATTAA
- a CDS encoding nickel-dependent hydrogenase large subunit, translated as MSKRIIIDPLTRIEGHLRVEVVVDENNIIKEAYSGSTLWRGLETIVKGRDPRDAGFLTQRICGVCTFSHYRAGIIAVENALGITPPLNAVLTRTLMNAALYMHDHPVHFYQLHGLDFVDVVSALSADVKKASDEAFKYTDIPYATGADKLLEVQQRLKTFVDKGNLGPFANAYYGHATYRFTPEQNLIALSHYLECLRIQRTIAQAMAIFGAKNPHPQSLTVGGVTCVMDLLDPSRMAEYMTKFQEVADFINRAYYPDLIMAAKAYSKEASVLNDVGVNNFYTEREFQVSSDEWLFESGIIRNGDLSKVEEVDEAKITEEATRAWYADNEALHPYDGKTNPNYTGLIDGESIDDKGNMVHSKVFDTKGKYSWIKAPRYENLPMQVGPLANILVNYAKGNKIVVEAVDSFLKATNLPVKALMSTLGRTGARAIEAKIIADHGLKAFNSLVENLKTDESTCATYVIDKNKEYKGRFIGSAPRGALSHWCRIKNGVIENWQAVVPSTWNASPKDANGVGGSYEQCLIGMKLADVKQPLEVIRAIHSYDPCIACAVHVMDTKGNNLSEYKVNVNL; from the coding sequence ATGTCAAAAAGAATTATTATAGATCCACTTACTAGAATAGAAGGGCACTTAAGAGTTGAAGTGGTGGTTGATGAAAATAATATAATCAAAGAAGCATATTCAGGATCAACTCTATGGAGAGGTTTAGAAACAATAGTTAAAGGACGTGATCCAAGGGATGCTGGTTTTTTAACTCAAAGAATCTGTGGTGTTTGTACTTTTTCACATTATAGAGCAGGAATTATTGCAGTAGAAAATGCCTTAGGTATTACTCCACCATTAAATGCGGTTTTAACTAGAACTTTAATGAATGCAGCTTTATATATGCATGATCATCCTGTGCATTTTTATCAACTTCATGGGCTTGATTTTGTTGATGTTGTAAGTGCTTTAAGTGCTGATGTTAAAAAAGCAAGTGATGAGGCATTTAAATATACTGATATACCATATGCAACAGGTGCTGATAAGCTTTTAGAAGTACAACAAAGACTTAAAACTTTTGTTGATAAAGGAAATCTTGGGCCATTTGCTAATGCATATTATGGACATGCAACTTATCGTTTCACTCCTGAGCAAAATCTAATCGCACTTTCGCATTATTTAGAGTGCTTAAGAATTCAAAGAACAATAGCTCAAGCTATGGCTATTTTTGGTGCGAAAAATCCTCACCCTCAAAGCTTAACTGTTGGTGGTGTAACTTGTGTTATGGATCTTTTAGACCCTTCAAGAATGGCTGAATATATGACTAAATTCCAAGAAGTAGCTGATTTTATTAATCGTGCTTATTATCCTGATTTAATCATGGCTGCAAAAGCTTATTCTAAAGAAGCGAGTGTTTTAAATGATGTAGGTGTAAATAATTTCTACACTGAAAGAGAGTTTCAAGTTTCAAGTGATGAGTGGTTGTTTGAAAGTGGTATCATTAGAAATGGTGATTTAAGTAAAGTTGAAGAAGTAGATGAAGCTAAAATCACTGAAGAAGCCACAAGGGCTTGGTATGCAGATAATGAAGCATTACATCCTTATGATGGCAAAACTAATCCAAACTATACAGGTTTAATTGATGGTGAAAGTATTGATGATAAAGGCAATATGGTTCATAGCAAAGTATTTGATACTAAAGGTAAATATAGTTGGATTAAAGCTCCAAGATACGAAAACCTACCAATGCAAGTTGGACCACTAGCAAATATCTTAGTTAATTATGCTAAGGGTAATAAAATCGTAGTAGAAGCGGTTGACTCATTCTTAAAAGCTACAAATTTACCAGTTAAAGCACTTATGAGTACTTTAGGAAGAACAGGTGCTAGAGCCATAGAAGCAAAAATTATTGCTGATCATGGATTAAAAGCTTTTAATTCTTTAGTTGAAAATTTAAAAACAGATGAAAGTACTTGTGCTACTTATGTGATTGATAAAAATAAAGAGTATAAAGGTAGATTTATAGGAAGTGCACCTCGTGGAGCATTAAGTCATTGGTGTAGAATTAAAAATGGTGTAATTGAAAATTGGCAAGCAGTAGTACCTTCTACTTGGAATGCAAGTCCAAAAGATGCAAATGGAGTAGGTGGTAGCTATGAGCAATGTCTTATCGGTATGAAACTAGCTGATGTTAAACAACCTTTAGAAGTAATAAGAGCGATTCATTCTTATGATCCTTGTATAGCTTGTGCTGTGCATGTAATGGATACTAAGGGTAATAATCTTAGCGAGTATAAAGTTAATGTAAATTTATAA
- the cybH gene encoding Ni/Fe-hydrogenase, b-type cytochrome subunit, which translates to MDSKHSLKSNRKAEYEFSIGLRFTHWLRAVAIVILVGTGYYISYVFQAPSISSEPTLFMQAKYRMVHQIFGFIMIACVLFKTYLFFFDPKSANERRSVKDIFNVKLWIEQIKFYIFLGKHPHLQGVYNPLQFATYFFFYLVMFGLILTGLILYMHVYHEGLGGFLYNILRPIEVMLGGLADVRTYHRILMWIVLIFVPVHIYMAVFNSVKGKDGALDAIFSGYKFVRENH; encoded by the coding sequence ATGGACTCTAAACATTCCTTAAAATCAAACAGAAAGGCTGAATACGAATTTAGTATTGGCCTTCGTTTTACACATTGGTTAAGAGCAGTTGCAATTGTGATTTTAGTAGGGACTGGGTATTACATATCTTATGTATTTCAAGCTCCTTCTATTTCATCGGAGCCAACTTTATTTATGCAGGCAAAATACCGCATGGTGCACCAAATCTTTGGTTTTATCATGATAGCTTGTGTGCTTTTTAAAACATATTTGTTCTTTTTTGATCCAAAAAGTGCTAATGAAAGAAGAAGCGTAAAAGATATTTTTAATGTAAAGTTATGGATAGAACAAATCAAATTTTACATTTTTTTAGGAAAACATCCTCATTTACAAGGTGTGTATAATCCTTTACAATTTGCAACTTACTTTTTCTTTTATCTTGTTATGTTTGGGCTTATCTTAACAGGTTTGATTCTTTATATGCATGTATATCATGAGGGTTTAGGTGGATTTTTATATAATATCTTAAGACCTATTGAAGTAATGCTAGGCGGATTGGCCGATGTTAGAACCTATCATAGAATTTTAATGTGGATTGTATTGATTTTTGTTCCAGTGCATATTTATATGGCTGTGTTTAACTCTGTTAAAGGTAAAGATGGTGCTTTAGATGCTATCTTTAGTGGCTATAAATTTGTAAGAGAAAATCATTGA
- a CDS encoding HyaD/HybD family hydrogenase maturation endopeptidase, translating to MKLLILGIGNIMFADEGLGVHLCKLLEKNYKFYHEKDSVNFVDGGTLALQLSYIIAEYDEMVVIDCIAADDGRVGDIFFFPYDAMPKKVNWSGSAHEVEMLQTLQYMELMGDLPKTQILACVPKRIEPLSFELSKEVLNALEKMEKILLDFLEKKGFTYERVANYNIQELALNSYKS from the coding sequence TTGAAACTTTTAATCTTAGGTATTGGTAATATTATGTTTGCAGATGAGGGCTTAGGCGTTCATCTTTGCAAACTTTTAGAAAAAAATTATAAGTTTTATCATGAAAAAGACTCAGTGAATTTTGTAGATGGTGGAACTCTAGCTTTGCAACTTAGCTATATTATAGCTGAATATGATGAAATGGTTGTGATTGATTGTATAGCAGCAGATGACGGGCGAGTTGGAGATATATTTTTCTTTCCCTATGATGCAATGCCAAAAAAAGTTAATTGGAGTGGTAGTGCACATGAAGTTGAAATGCTTCAAACTTTACAATATATGGAGCTTATGGGAGATTTACCTAAAACTCAAATTTTAGCTTGTGTGCCAAAACGCATAGAACCATTGAGTTTTGAACTTTCAAAAGAAGTCTTGAATGCTTTGGAAAAAATGGAGAAAATTTTACTTGATTTTTTAGAGAAAAAAGGCTTTACTTATGAGAGAGTTGCTAATTATAATATACAAGAGCTTGCTCTAAATTCTTATAAAAGCTAA
- a CDS encoding PepSY-like domain-containing protein produces the protein MKLKIALMALAVASCIFAKDMVVGVNALPVNSKNFIQKHFTGSNIALVKQDIDSFDVYLDNGTELEFFINGDWKEIDAKYRPIDTSFLSPNVLATIKKMHPNASIIKVEKEIQGYKFKLNNMMEIYTDINGNFLGQKFDD, from the coding sequence ATGAAATTAAAAATAGCTTTAATGGCATTGGCAGTAGCAAGTTGTATTTTTGCAAAAGATATGGTTGTAGGTGTAAATGCTTTACCAGTAAATTCTAAAAATTTTATACAAAAACACTTTACAGGTTCAAACATTGCTTTAGTTAAACAAGATATTGATAGTTTTGATGTTTATTTAGACAATGGAACTGAACTTGAGTTTTTTATCAATGGAGATTGGAAAGAAATTGATGCAAAATACAGACCAATTGATACTTCTTTTTTAAGTCCAAATGTTTTAGCAACAATTAAAAAAATGCACCCGAATGCAAGTATAATTAAAGTAGAAAAAGAAATCCAAGGTTATAAATTTAAACTTAACAATATGATGGAAATTTACACTGATATAAATGGAAATTTTTTAGGACAGAAATTTGATGATTAA
- the gltX gene encoding glutamate--tRNA ligase, with protein MYRFAPSPTGDMHIGNLRAALFNYIKAKQENTDFILRIEDTDNARNIAGKEEEIKTILKEFGITWQHYYVQSENLKFHRQMALKLVGEKKAFACFCTEDELALKKELAKSKNQAYRYDGTCEKLTDIDVLNCEKPFVIRLKKPHSQMKFIDYIKGEISFNPEDIDSFVIMRADKTPTYNFACAVDDMLEGVTCIIRGEDHVSNTPKQEHIRTSLGYDKSMTYAHLPIILNEDGVKMSKREAHSSVKWMLDNGYLASAIANYLILLGNKTPKEIFTLEEAIEWFDLKKVSKSPARFDTKRLMQINREHIKMLDNDKLNTLLNLDKDVAELAKFYTQEASTLNEIREKIQAIFAVKNYNEFDNECKLIKEVLKDLDLPQEYDEFKKILMEKTNLKGKNFFMPLRLVLTGVTHGPEMSEIYTLIKSFIKEIIKE; from the coding sequence ATGTATAGGTTTGCACCATCGCCTACTGGAGATATGCATATTGGAAATTTAAGAGCTGCTTTGTTTAATTATATCAAAGCAAAACAAGAAAATACAGATTTTATTTTGCGTATTGAAGATACAGATAATGCTAGGAATATAGCTGGAAAAGAAGAGGAAATAAAAACTATTTTAAAAGAATTTGGTATAACTTGGCAACATTATTATGTGCAAAGTGAGAATTTAAAATTTCATCGCCAAATGGCTTTAAAGCTAGTAGGTGAAAAAAAAGCTTTTGCTTGTTTTTGTACCGAGGATGAATTAGCTCTTAAAAAAGAACTAGCTAAGTCTAAAAATCAAGCCTATAGATATGATGGAACCTGTGAAAAACTCACAGATATTGATGTGCTAAATTGTGAAAAACCTTTCGTGATACGCCTTAAAAAACCTCATTCACAAATGAAATTCATTGATTATATTAAAGGAGAGATTAGCTTTAATCCTGAAGATATTGATAGTTTTGTGATTATGAGAGCTGATAAGACTCCAACTTATAATTTTGCTTGTGCAGTTGATGATATGTTAGAAGGTGTTACTTGCATTATAAGGGGTGAAGATCATGTTTCTAATACTCCCAAACAAGAGCATATTAGAACAAGTTTGGGTTATGATAAAAGTATGACTTATGCTCATTTGCCTATTATTTTAAATGAAGATGGTGTTAAAATGAGTAAAAGAGAGGCTCATTCTAGTGTTAAGTGGATGTTAGATAATGGCTATTTAGCAAGTGCTATAGCAAATTATTTAATACTTTTGGGCAATAAAACTCCAAAAGAAATTTTTACTTTAGAAGAAGCTATAGAATGGTTTGATTTGAAAAAAGTTTCAAAATCTCCTGCAAGATTTGACACTAAGCGTTTAATGCAAATTAATCGTGAGCATATTAAAATGCTTGATAACGATAAGTTAAATACTTTATTAAATTTAGATAAAGATGTAGCTGAACTTGCAAAATTTTATACCCAAGAAGCTAGCACATTAAATGAGATAAGAGAAAAAATACAAGCAATTTTTGCGGTTAAAAATTATAATGAATTTGACAATGAATGCAAATTGATTAAAGAAGTTTTAAAAGATTTAGATTTACCTCAAGAATACGATGAGTTTAAAAAGATTTTAATGGAAAAAACAAATTTAAAAGGTAAAAATTTCTTTATGCCTTTGCGCTTGGTGTTAACAGGGGTTACTCATGGACCTGAAATGAGTGAAATTTATACTTTAATCAAGTCTTTTATTAAAGAAATTATAAAGGAGTAA
- a CDS encoding YggT family protein has translation MGVGTSLIVSLVQIFSLVIEIYVWIIIIAALISWVRPDPYNPIVQILYRLTNPAYAFVRRFIPTTIGSIDLAPLIIILGLKFIQIFLSNLILGSL, from the coding sequence ATGGGAGTTGGAACAAGTTTGATTGTATCTTTGGTGCAAATTTTTTCTTTGGTTATTGAAATTTATGTTTGGATTATAATTATTGCTGCTTTGATTTCTTGGGTAAGACCTGATCCTTATAATCCTATAGTGCAAATTTTATACCGCTTAACTAATCCTGCTTATGCTTTTGTAAGAAGGTTTATTCCTACTACTATAGGGAGTATTGATTTAGCACCTTTGATTATTATTTTAGGGTTGAAATTTATTCAAATATTTTTGTCAAATTTAATTTTAGGAAGTTTATAA